CTGTCCTACGGAAACTACCCTGAACGGAAGTGAAACATAGAGATCTTTCACATAAGACTCTCCCTCCTTGAATCCTGCAATGATATGTAAACGGCTGTCCATTTATCTTACCAGATTCGGTTCTTCACATTCCTCCAGAAGCGCATACTTTTTGATCCATCCGATCACTTTTTCCAGGCCTTCATCTGTTTTAAGATTGGTGAAAACAAAAGGATTTCCGTTTCTCATTCTTCTGGCATCTCTTTCCATTACTTCAAGGCTTGCCCCTACGTGCGGAGCAAGATCTATTTTATTAATGATCAGTAAGTCTGATCTGGTAATGCCGGGACCTCCTTTTCTTGGAATTTTTTCTCCTTCAGCTACATCAATAATGAAGATCATGACATCGGCAAGATCAGGACTGAATGTAGCTGATAGATTATCACCTCCGCTTTCAATTAATACCAGCTCGATATCCGGAAAACGGGCGGCAAGCTCATCTACAGCTTCCAGATTCATACTTGCATCTTCACGGATGGCGGTGTGTGGACATCCTCCTGTTTCTACACCAATGATTCTTTCGTGTGGCAGAAGGCTGTTTTTAGCCATAAATTCAGCATCTTCTTTGGTATAAATATCATTGGTAATCACCCCAAGGTCATATTTTCCGAACATTTTTCGGCTTAAACGTTCCAGCAATGCTGTTTTTCCTGAACCTACAGGTCCAGCCACCCCTACTTTTATATATTTTCTA
The Chryseobacterium sp. W4I1 DNA segment above includes these coding regions:
- the ureG gene encoding urease accessory protein UreG, with the translated sequence MNNRKYIKVGVAGPVGSGKTALLERLSRKMFGKYDLGVITNDIYTKEDAEFMAKNSLLPHERIIGVETGGCPHTAIREDASMNLEAVDELAARFPDIELVLIESGGDNLSATFSPDLADVMIFIIDVAEGEKIPRKGGPGITRSDLLIINKIDLAPHVGASLEVMERDARRMRNGNPFVFTNLKTDEGLEKVIGWIKKYALLEECEEPNLVR